tgagaaggagggtacagtggtggggaaaatgagcagaaggggttcagaAGTGGGACAGAAGAGTCGGTGGGGCGGATgtgtaggaggtacagtggtggaagagatgataaGTGGCTTCAGcaatgggacagaaaagcagggggctatagcaatgggacagatgagcaggggggctcAGTGTTGGGCCCGATGCGAAGGggtttcagtggtgggacagaaaagcaggagggtagagcagtggggcagatgtgaaaggaggtgtattggtgggacaggtgagcaggggaaacagaggtggggcagtagagcagggggtacagaagtgagacagatatgcaggaggtacattggtggggcagatgagaaagtgggttacaatggtggggcagatgagcagatgggttcagtgttaggacagatgagaaggggattcagtagtgagacagaagagcatggggatatgtcagtggagcagatgtgcagggaggtacagtggtgaggcagatgaaaAAAGGGGTACTTTGATGAGGTAGATGAGCAGCGGGGTAACAATGGTGGGACAAAATAGcgagggggtacattggtggggcagatgtgcaggaggtacagtagtgggaaggatgagaagggggtttagcggtgggacataaaagcagggggtacattgatggggctgataataagggggttcagcggtgggaaaaatgagcaggggggttcagtgttggggtagatgagaggggggttcagcggtgggacagaagaacagggggGTAGATCAGTGggtcagatgtgaaaggaggtgcattggtgggacagatgagcagggggttacagtggttgggcagaagagcagggggtacagaggtggggcagatgtacagggggtacagtggtggggcagaagagaaaggaggtacattggtgggacagatgagcagggggaacagaggtgagacagatatgcaggaggtacattggtggggcagatgagaaagcgggttacagtggtggggcagatgagcagatgcgctcagtgttaggacagatgagaaggtgattcagtagtgagtcagaagagcatggggatacgtcgCTGGAACAGATGTGCagtgggtacagaggtggggcagatgtacagggggtacagtggtggagcagaggagaaaaggaggtacattggtgggacagatgagcagggggaactgaagtgggacagatatgcaggaggtacagtgttggggcagatgagaaagggggttgcagtggtggggcagatgagcagataagttcagtgttaggaagaaAGAGAAGATggctcagcggtgagacagaagagcatggggtacagcggtggagcagatatgcagggaggtacagtggtggggcagatgagaaaggaggaacattggtggggcagatgagcagggggttacagtggtaggacagaagagcagggtggtacgtggggcagatgtacagggggctacagtggtgagACAGGTGAGCAGGTGGGtaaagcggtggggcagatgtgaaaggaggtgcattggtgggacagatgagcagggggaacagaggtgggacagatgtgttggaggtacagtgatggggcagatgagaaaggggttacagtgatggggcagatgagaaagggggttacagtggtaggacagatgtgaagggggtacagtggtgggacagatgtgcagggggttacagtggtgggacagatgtgcagggggttacagtggtgggacagatgtgcagggggttacagtggtgggacagatgtgcaggggggtacagtggtgggacagatgtgcaggggggtacagtggtgggacagatgtgcagggggttacagtggtaggacagatgagcagggggttacagaggtgggacagatgtgcaggggggtacagtggtagggcagatgtgcagggggttacagtggtggggcagatgttcagggggttacagtggtggggcagatgttcagggggttacagtggtggggcggatttgcaggggggacagtgatctgaggtatgaaggtgcaagaactggagctgatctgaggcatgagtgCAGGATGTTAACTTCTCACTACTATTCAAGtcatttacagcatttactttataaaaaatcctttttgtgattgagtgtGTGAAgtcggcactctcaatttctttgaaaatattttttggcaCATTGTGCTCAATAGGTTGCCTACCCCCCTGGTATAgagagatggtgtacagaacgccccctgaaaatgtcatgtcctgcttgtgtgattggctcactaattttcccagaagtctgcactaagatacaagtcagatttggccatccctgcaacaaaaaatttcatttttggtgagacactgccaaagggaaatcacgtctaaagagatgcagaccctgccactttccttattagagccctggaagtgcagcagctgtttgataattataaaatcactcacattcacattcactctgcacatggacaaacagcaatttcttcagaataacaaaagctatgaatctgcaacaaagtttgttacaatccctgcaatgtacatagatcaaccagaGTGGAGGGTTTTTTCAAAGGGCCGAATAAAGGATCCAGGGAAGGCTCCAAAATCGCAGCTGTATCAAAATCAATGGATGAAggatgaccagggaggagaggtgagggttagaaAAACACTGACCCATCAAAGTGTATAGGAATGCTTCTTATCTATGCTGATGTGACTTTTGTGAGATAACATAACAGGCTATGGGGCTGAATTCACACTGAAGTCcaccaggaaccttttccaaaattgcactgTGCTGAGATGATCAGAGGAACATCATTGAATATAATGCGATTTCCCTTATCATACAATTTGTGAACCCAGGTTCGAGAACTTCTAAAGTAGCattgaagttgcatcaaagtcacatcaaatgtgCAAGCAAGTAGCACTGCATAGTCACACTGGAAATTGTATTTGCATAGTGGAAAGTGATATGGGGAAAACACAacacaaacgtggcaaaaacacatcATGCGTTATGTTAAATGTAACAATACAGGAAAACCactgcaaaaatgcagcaaaaactcatatgcattttttgtatgtttttgatacagagcagtgtgaaagtaacctaaagcACACTGGTTTATTCCCATATATTCATTCACATCCACTTTATAACATGCACTGAACCCACCCTGATCGGTTTTCTATCAATCAAAAGGTAAAAACCAACTTCATTCATCTCTTCTTTCTGGGTAAGATTCAACATTTCATAAGAAATGTATTTCTCTTGGTTACAACGACCTCCCACATGTTACCTCCAGAGGGCGTTGTAGGCCCAAATTACAGTACATAGCTGTCTGCATTAGATGGAGAGGGTTGTTGGTGATAttcccacccaaaaaataaaaggttttgcctttagttctactttgaagtggatgtaaaccccattcctgaaaattgacctgggcacatatatctgtagtgtttactcatcTCTCTATCAAATCACCGTGtccagtgtctttctgctgcttcattcctctgttatcagcatgataacttctgacaagctgtttgacacaggagataaaagcagctggaaatttgtgtcgggcgagtgctataaatagattagcagagagcttgtctattcacagaacagctctacaTGTTCCTTCcttcttctgcctatgtggaggggggtgtgtgcctttcctccaatcatctcacacacagtgtatgcccagactccacacccagtgctggaacaggaagaaaaaaatataacacaacgttcactttctaaacagtgtataaagctggagacagcagatatacatgtacaacgtatgtaggaggatttgtttcatctctgtgtatcatctgaggctgttcccttcactgggtatatgtgagtgtttacattcactttaagtcttATCTGATGTATTCAGATAAATAGATGTGTACAGTCTGCATATAACAGAAAACAAATCACACCGATAATTAGTAATTTCTCtggaaaaaaacacctgaaaatacCAAATTATTACAGCAATGTGATTATTCAGATTAAATATTTACCTCAAACTCTTGATATTGTGTAGAGCCGGTATAAGTTTCCTCAATCCTTCACTCGGAATATCACATGAATCTAGATTTACTTCTGTCTCTCTGCAGGATTGAAGGATAAAAGACAGCACAGAGTAGTCCAGAGGGCTGAGGGGGACATCAGAAAAGTCAACTTTGTTTGATCCAATACATTGTTTCACCAGATCCTTATTCCTGCTCTCATAGACATAGTAGAATACATTAAGAAGCTCTCTCTTGTCTTCTGTAGATTTGTCAGATCTTTGGTCTGGTATTTTCTTCTGGATCCAGGTGATGACATGTCTGGCAGCCTGAGTAGACAATTCTCCCACATGAGACTTTAACATAGATCTAGTAGAAGAGTCTGAGAGACCGCAGAGGAAACGGAGGAATATTTCAGTGCGGCCGTCTTTGTAATATTCAGCATCATCAAGTGTTTCCTGTAATCTTTCAGGATTATTGTTCATAAAGTGGACTAAAGCAGCAAAAAACTCCTGAAGAGTGAGATGTAAGAAGGTGTAATCCACATCGGGAGGCTGACCAGATTCCATCATGAAACATGAAAAGACATGATTATCATTTCTCACACTGAATGACTCCAGATGACGCTCATCAAATACAATCATGTGATTCATGACTCCATGTTCTGCCATCCACCCAATAGAGGTCAGCAGTTCCCGGGCAGTGTGACCACCATCTTTATTCTGGTTGTGATtggccagaatgttggagacaaaagTCACAAAGAGTTGTGTCACAGTTTTGGGTAATGATGCCATCAGCTGATCAGTGATTGTTGGTTGGGATCTGAAGCACATTGATAACACTGTACAGATGAtccagcagtatgatgggagatAACAGAAAGTGTACAGCATGTCATTCTCCTCCACATAATGAAAAGCCTTCTCTGATAATTCCTCATTTCCAAAGAAATTATTGAAGAAGATCAGTCTGTCTCCATGGAGAAATCCCATGATCTCAGCTATTCTCTGGAAAACACGGGTATCCACTGATGTCAGTCTGGTTGGACGGCTGGTTATCAGTACAGAGCAACCCTTAAGAAGACATTGCCTCACCAAACTGACCACAATCTCACCAAAATGTGATCTCTGTTTTGGATTGGACAGTTTACTTGATCTGAAATCTATTTGGTGAATACTTTCATCTAATCCATCAAATATAAACAGAAGTCTTTCAGGATCTTGTAAAATATCTCCAATCTGACTCTCCAGATATGGATATTGATGAAGAATCATCTCCTCCAAGCTGACCTCTCCCAGTCTATTAAGGTCCCGgaatctaaagaagaagagaaaggcaAATCTCTGGTAGTGTTTTCCGGTCACCCAGTCATAGACAAACTTCTGCATCAGTGTGGTCTTCCCTATTCCTGGCACTCCGCTCACCATTACTGCATGTGGTACACATTGTGACTGGGGGTTCCATCGGAACAGCTTGTTGGGGGAAATGTGTTCCagtctagtttgtgtttccttcaAGCATTCCTCATGTTTTACCCCAGTCTGTATTATCTCATTCTGGGGACGTTCCCTGAACTGATCGGTGGAGACTACAATCAGATCCACATAACGCTCATTGATGAGGAATCTTTGTGGTTCCAGGGTAGTTCCTGGGGGTCTATGCTCCACCAGAGTCTCAGTCTTCTCCATTAGATATTGTTTGTGCTTTTCCTGAATATCTGGAAATATAATGGAAATATTTTATGGATCAGGAGAAGACAAGAATGTTggtatcattttcttctgtattgaTCATAATATTAGTATGGTTTTATCATTACTACATTTTCATGTGAAATGCTTACAACTTTGTGTGGTCATCCATATTACTGGAGAACAGAGATTTATTTTCTCAGCAATATATAAACACTTTTTATCATTATAAAGACatgacaagtacagaaaaataccggaTATACTTGTCCCCTAAATACCTCTTATGACAGAGAACACACAGCCCTAGACAGTTCAGGTTTTCTATACTCTATTACCTAAAAACCATGAAAGAAATGAAATGGCGCTCACAGTGATAAATAAATATCTTGATTTGGTTACAGATATAAAATGATGTCTTCAGTGGAAAAACATAATAATAGATTTCCAAAATCAGTAACAAAAAACAATACAAAGCATTATAGAAAGTCCAATGTGACAGTTCCCAACACCAAATAAGAGCTTCAATATAGAGATATCTTATAGTTCTTCTCACCATTGGTGCTCAAAGGATAGATGGCAGTTTTTaagggcagttttaatggggcaatttgatgagggcagtatgatggggcaattttgatggggcaatttgatgagggcagtatgatggggcaatttttatggggcaatttgatggggcagttttgatgggggcagtatgatggggcaattttgatgggcaatttgacggggcagttttgatgggacaatttgatggggcaatttgatgggggcagtatgatggtgcAGTattatggggcaaatttgatgggcaATTTGATAGGCAgttgtgatgggggcagtatgatggggcaattttaatggtggcagtatgatggggcaattttaatggtggcagtatgatgaggCAATTTGATGTCGGAAATTTGATGGGACAATTTcaatggagcaattttgatgggggcagttttgatttggcaattttgatggggcagttttgatggggcagtatgatggggcaattttgatggtggcagtatgatggggcaattttcatggagcagtatgatgggggcagttttgatggggcaattttgatggggcagtatgatggggaagttttgatggggcagtatgatggggaagttttgatggggcagtatgatggggaagttttgatggggcagtatgatggggcagttttgatggtggcagtatgatggggcaatttgatagggcaattttgatggggaagtaGGATTGGGcaatttgatggagcagttttgatggggcagtatgattggggaatttgatggggcagtatgaaggggcaattttgatggtggcagtatgatggggcaattttgatggtggcagtatgatggggcaatttgatgggggcaattttgatggggcagtatgatggggcaattttgatgggggcagtatgatggggcaattttaatggggcagtatgatggggcaattttgatggggacaatttgatggggcaattttgattggggcaatTTGATGGAGCAATTATGATgagggaatatgatggggcagttttgatgggggcagtatgatgggggcaattttgatggtggcagtatgatggggcaatttgatggggcaattttgatggggcagttttgatggggtaattttgatggggcaattttgatggtggcagttttgatggggcaattttgatggtggcagtatgatggggccatattgatggtggcaattttgatggggcagttttgatgggggcagtatgatggggcaattttgatggggcagtatgatggggcaattttgatggggcagtatgatggggcaattttgatgggggcagtatgatggggcaattttgatggggcagtatgatggggcaattttgatggggcagtatgatggggcaattttgatggggacaatttgatgaggcagttttgattggggcaatTTAATGGAGCAtttatgatggggcaatatgatggggcagttttgatgggacaatttgatggggcaatttaatgggggcagtatgatggtgcagtatgatggggcaaatttgatgggcaATTTGATAGGCAgttgtgatggggcaatttgatgtggCAGCaagatggggcaattttaatggtggcagtatgatggggcaattttgatggtggcagtatgatggggcaatttgatgatgGAAATTTAATGGGACAATTTcaatggagcaattttgatggagcaattttgatggggcagttttgatggggcagttttgatggggcagtatgatggggcaattttgatggtggcagtatgatggggcaattt
This Aquarana catesbeiana isolate 2022-GZ linkage group LG13, ASM4218655v1, whole genome shotgun sequence DNA region includes the following protein-coding sequences:
- the LOC141117536 gene encoding NACHT, LRR and PYD domains-containing protein 3-like, whose translation is MGGRSSKKEKEKEEERIPVSEGKSEEEPRVGASSGWELWEESNVCGLWRGDYGIKPEPPSWSRLTDPCTVHLRGEDIRRFHRQLSSYDDPSLRRIYEYYRDDLIYILENMDPRAVLKELKSQNVLNTEKYRSMKKDPSSFSHTLLQDIRDRGRKAVIGLWKCLYALKKDHPHPNLLSVLDEITQTGEGLPDQILLDELGHSLTPELKDIQEKHKQYLMEKTETLVEHRPPGTTLEPQRFLINERYVDLIVVSTDQFRERPQNEIIQTGVKHEECLKETQTRLEHISPNKLFRWNPQSQCVPHAVMVSGVPGIGKTTLMQKFVYDWVTGKHYQRFAFLFFFRFRDLNRLGEVSLEEMILHQYPYLESQIGDILQDPERLLFIFDGLDESIHQIDFRSSKLSNPKQRSHFGEIVVSLVRQCLLKGCSVLITSRPTRLTSVDTRVFQRIAEIMGFLHGDRLIFFNNFFGNEELSEKAFHYVEENDMLYTFCYLPSYCWIICTVLSMCFRSQPTITDQLMASLPKTVTQLFVTFVSNILANHNQNKDGGHTARELLTSIGWMAEHGVMNHMIVFDERHLESFSVRNDNHVFSCFMMESGQPPDVDYTFLHLTLQEFFAALVHFMNNNPERLQETLDDAEYYKDGRTEIFLRFLCGLSDSSTRSMLKSHVGELSTQAARHVITWIQKKIPDQRSDKSTEDKRELLNVFYYVYESRNKDLVKQCIGSNKVDFSDVPLSPLDYSVLSFILQSCRETEVNLDSCDIPSEGLRKLIPALHNIKSLRLYNNHLTDSSCPHLASGIRNNQTLRTLNLSGNNLEGPHFRDVMEALTTSRIEELELSSNDLTDSSCPHLASGIRNNQTLRTLNLYKNNLEGPQFRDLMEALTTSRIEELQ